The nucleotide window TTGATTATCACAagttcggagccgcacttggcctcgatgaccttCGCCCCCAAGCTCTTAGCTTgtttgagacctgcaatcatggcctcatactcggcctcattgtttgTTAATTTTGAAGTTTTGATAGACTGACTAATTGTATTACATGTGGGTGGcatcaaaatgatgcctagcccggatcCCTTCACGTTCAAAGCACCGTCCGTGAAGAGGGTCcgcacccccgatgatgtacccgattttaataatagttccttttcaaccttgggtacgagggttgggcatgaaatcggccacgaagtctgctaggatttgagacttgatggtcgttcggggttgatactcgatattgtACCTGCTGAtcttgatggcccatttggccaatcgtctcGATAGTTCGAGCTTGTGCAAAATGTTGCGAAGGGGGTAGGTAGTTACAACACAAATTGGGTGACactgaaagtatggttttaatttcctagaggtgcTTATCAAAACAAGCGCTAatatttctaagtgtgggtatcgGGTCTAGGCTTCACCTAGGGtccgactaacatagtaaacaggagATCGCGTATCTTGATCTTCTCAAACTAAGACCCCAGTTACCGCTATCTCTGAGACCGCTAAGTATAAGTAAAGTTGCTCGTCCGTTTTCGGTGTGTGAAGCAAtagtgggctcgatagatatcgtttgaGTTCCTCTAAGGCATGTTGATATTctggggtccatgcaaaatttCTCTTCTTCTTAAACAGTGAGAAGAACTGGTGGCTCCTATCTAAGGATCTTGAAATAAATCGACACAGGGCGACTATGCGCCCGGTTAACCTCTATACAGCCTTGACATTATCAACaactgtgatgtcttcgattgcattaattttatcggggttgatttcgatcccccgatttgataccataaagccgaggaacttgcccgaaccaaccTCGAATACAGATTTCtccgggttgagcttcatgttgtattttcttagtGTGTcaaaggtctcctgcaaatgtatcaaatggtcctctacttgcagggacttaactagcatatcatcaatataaacctctattgatttacctatttgttcttcgaacattcgatttactaggcgttgataagtagcaccagcattttttagtccgaacggTATTACATTATAGCAACAGGTGCCATATTTAGTAATAAATGAAGTATTTTCATGATCCTCTAGGTTCATTTGTatctgattgtacccggagtaggcatcgagaaaacaaAGGATCTCGTAGCCGGTTGTGGCATCTATCATGTGATTGATATTCGGCGAagaaaaagaatctttagggcatgccttgtttaaatccttatagtctacacatatTATAAGTTTGCTTctctttttagggactacaactatgtttgctaaccattcgggatattttacctcctgAATGGATCCTATATTGAGAAGTTTTGTTACCTTGTCCttaatgaatgcatgttttacctcggactgaagtcttctctttcttttcaccaggcggaacttcggatccaagctCAGTCGATGCGTAGTGATCTCCGGTGGAATCCCtatcatatctaggtgggacaaaggaaaacaatccatgttatttAAAAGTAATTGaacgagttttttcctgagctcgggagttaaccctaTGCCCAGGTATACATTTCGATCCAGCAGATGCTCAATCAGCATGATTTGTTCCAGCTCTTTGACCGTTGACTTCGTTGCATAGGAATCATCGAGGATTATGAAGGTTTGATGTATCATATAATCATCATCCTTGAAAGTTTCCTTCTCCTCCGATCGGGTCGATGCCGGagactgtggttgctatttgacttcttGTTTTCCCTTCGATTTCGATCTCTTTATTGATGACAGCGCCGATACTGGTATTACCTCATTGATTGCAAATATTTCTTTGGTGGTGGGTTGTTCACCATACACCGTTTTGATTCcttttgatgttgggaatttcaagaTTTGGTGAAGCATCGAGGGCACTGCTCTCATATtatgaatccaaggccttccgagtagtgcattgtacctcatgtcaccttcgatcacatggaactttgtttcctggatagtTCCGGCCATGTTTACTAGCGGAATGATTTCCactttggtggtttcacttgccatgttgaagtcATTAAGTacccgagctgcgggcacgaTCTGATCTTGGAGGCtgagctgctctacgacccttgatcggaTAATatttgctgagctacctggatcaatcaacacacgtttaacttgaattttattcataaggatagatattaccagtgtgtCGTTGTGAGGTTGTTCGATCCCTTCTTCATTAtcgtcgttgaaagataaggTTTTTTCTAGTAAGTAGTCCCGAGTTCGCTTCTCCCTCGTGATTGTCACCTTGGTGCATTTAAATACTGGTCcttgaggaatatcgaccccaccaactATCATATGAATTACGTGTTGTGATTCTTCCTAttcatttttcctatttgcaTCCTTATCTCTAAAGTGATTTTTAGCTCGGTCGTTCAAGAATTCTCTAAGATGACCCTCGTTGAACAAGCGAGCTTCCTCCTCCCTCAATTATCTGTAGTCTCCGATTTTGTGACCATgggtaccatggtatttgcatatttggttAAGGTTCCTTTGAGCTGGATCGGTCTGTAGGGGTCTAGGCCATCTAGTATCCTTGATTCGCTCGATAGCTGATACAATACCCGATGCGTCGATGCTTAGGTTGTACTCTAACAGTCGTGACGCTTCTGTGGGCTcgacatgtttatcgaagccacttttaCTCATGATCCCTTGGGAGCTCTGTCATCGACCATTCCTTCGATCATTTCGAATAGGATTATGTCATGGGCCACTGTTTCGACGATCTATGTTGTATTGTTGAGATCAATCTCTGTTTGATAGGGGTTCTCTATCGATGTCCCTTTGAATTCTACCGATGGGCCTATTTGGGTAAACAGAACCGGAGGGAGTTCCCAATTGAttatcctcgaccctgatcttcgactagTACTGATAATGTATGTCGGCCCAGGTCACAACTGGATATTTaattaaattctgctttagtTGTCGTGATGTTATTGAACttcgttcattcaaaccttgagtaaaagCTTGAACATCCCAATCATCTATGACCGGGGGTAGGTCTATGCATTCGATCTGGAActgagatacgaattcccttaaCATTTTGTTGTCCTTTTATCTTACTTTAAAGAGGTCTGACTTCCTAgtcgcaacctttattgctccggcgTGTTACTTTAAGAACGAATCTGCAAGCATGGCAaaggaatcgatggaattgggcggaaaattgtggtaccatattaTCGCCCCCTTTGATAAAGTCTCTCCAAAAAATTTCAATAGAACGGATTCAATCTTatcgtcttctaagtcatttccctttattgcgcatgtataagaagtaacatgctcattagggtcggtggtcacattgtatttgggaatttctggcatacgaaatttcttcggaatgggcttcggagccgcacttggagggaaaggcttctgcacgaacttcttcgaatccaaaccctttagGATTGGGGGTGCCCCCAGTATTTGGTCAACCTGCGAGTAGTATGTCTACCTATTTGTCATTAGCCTCGATTTGTTTTTCACCTGATTCGATCTGCTAAGTGAGCTCCTCAAGCATCTTCATAATGGCGGGGCCAGTCCTCGATTCATTGGCGTTCGATTTCTCCGGTACAGGCTCAACTCTATGAACAACCTCTTGTGATGTTTTGAGCTCAATTCTGCTTGGTGCTCGATTCTAATTTTCGAGTTGCGTTATTGCAGCTTGTTTTGTCTGCAACATTTTgaatatcattcgaaggctaatTTCGCCTCCTTCACCGTTATGTGTGTTCTGATCGACTGCTCGGGCATCTCTACGAACACTATTTCCAGGGTCGACGCCCAGATTTGCATTTAGGGTGGCATGCGAACTGATATCGGTGGGGTCTGCGATCGGTACTGCCTCGTGGCCAGCCTGAGGCGCCTCAATCCCTGGGGCGGCTATATTATCATTTTCCCTGTGAAATTTGAGGCCGTTGTCACCGTGTGTAGGCACTGCTTGTGAGTTTGACAAAACAAAGattcttacgagaacaagtgtaaagcgGTGTGCGTTATCGGAatcagtattaagcaatcactattatccttagtcccacggtgggcgccaaactgtttacccttaaaattggataacaattaaacttataatgtggttttaaggacacgtgatttcacctaataccaattgataaatgtaaagattagtaatagaaattaacAATAGGATAAAGCATACCAGTGTTTGAACGAAATTCAGTCCTTGAGCTTGAATACCCTCGAACTGATTTGTGCAAGAACAGTTAAgatataacaagctgatgaacaagaatatgAGCTAAAGAAAAGGCATTAGCTTTGATAACTCAGAGTGTAAGGTGGATACAAGATGATTAGAACCGtgtttatatagtagaggaatcatatatatggtataattctaattatagAAGCAAATCACATGATTAGCTAAACAAACGCCCTTGAATTGATCTGTTCCGAGATCTCCGCCGCGATCTTCGACCAGTCTTagatatctcgcctttctgttattgtaCTTTGCACGATGTCTGCCTCATTTGGTCTCGATCGCTACTGGTCTCGATCTCAACAAATACCTCGATCCTCAAACTCGATACCTTATCCTCGTACTTTGGTCTGACCCACTGCGGGCCTGACCTTCGATGCATTCTTCGGCCTCGATCAAATAGTAGAATCGGGTAGGCCCGATTTTAACATTATACAAGGAGGCTTCGTATTGATACTAGACATTGTGAACTTACTCGATCCTGTTGCATAATCATGATACGACAAATGATTCGCAATACATTGATCTCTATATTTTCTTATGTCTTGAAGTCAACATGAATTTATCTTTTATTCCATGAGATCTGAAATGATACGAGTACATTTGAGATATAAATCTCATGTCATATTCTAGGAATCTCAAAAGACTACTTTCTGCTGTAAGAAAATGATACTTCCACAAAAAGTTGGATTTACTGTAGATTAAAGAGGGAGTAAAATGTACATGAGTTGGGAAAAACCAAGATACACACGAGGAAACAAATACTATGTAGAAAGACGCCTAATCACCAGCCCAAATATATGACCATGGTTTGCACAGCATGTTGAGCAACACCTAGATTTCACTGGATATTGTTATTGTCTCAATAACATCCCCAGCAATCTCACGAGGAGCTACAAAAGGTTTTGGGGGCATCTGCAGGAGTTGAACATCTCCTTCAAGCATTTCAACAACTTTGTTCATTGCAGGACGATCAACGGGCCTCATCTGTATGCACCGCAAAGCCGCAATCATCATCTTCTTTATAATAATCCTTTCTTCATCAGTGGTATCCGGTATCTGTACATCATTTCCTGAATTGAATTGGTCGTAAACCCAGGTAGGAAAGTAAATTTGGCTTAAGTGGTCTGCGAATGGGTTCATGTTCTTCCTTCTGCCTGCCATTTCCATCAACAACATGCCATAACTATAAACATCGGCTTTGTATGACACTCCTCCAATATTTTTATAGAACAACTCAGGAGCCATGTAACCCATTGTCCCTCTAGCTGCAGTTAGAGTCACAATACTATCATCTGTTGGGTACAATTTTGCAAGCCCAAAGTCAGATATTCTTGGATTGAAATTTTCATCCAGAAGAATGTTGTGAGGCTTTATATCAAAATGTAAGATCTGCATGTCACACCCCCGATGTAGATAGTCTATCCCACGGGCAACTCCTAGAGATATGTCGAACATTTGTTTGTAACTCAAGGAAACAATTCCTTCTTGTGGAAATATGTACTTGTCCAAGGAACCATTAGGCATGAAGTCGTATACCAAAGCACGTTTTGAGCCCTCAACGCAGAATCCAATGAGCTGCACAACATTAACATGGTGAATCCTTCCAATTGTGGAAACTTCACTAATAAATTCTTGCCCACTAGTCATGGACTTGTGCATAATCTTTACTGCAACAAAAGGACCACTACGAAGCTTTCCTTTAAAGACAGTTCCGTAGGCTCCTTCGCCTAGTTTTTCCTTGAATTTATTAGTCATCTTCTTAATCTCAGAAAAGGAGTACTTAATTGGCACAAGGTTGCTCTGCGTTTGCAGGAAGTCTTCAATTG belongs to Nicotiana tabacum cultivar K326 chromosome 6, ASM71507v2, whole genome shotgun sequence and includes:
- the LOC107775623 gene encoding rust resistance kinase Lr10-like, whose protein sequence is MMLARRWLLIATVLLVVICTNIAKAQNTTRCSSSCGDIHISFPFRLRVDPQNCGDSRFQLDCQNNRTVISLESKKYNVLEINYDNFYIRAIDPGLMNQTTNCTIFPNYFTTDVPSTSPFDYFAPNIPIIYVNCLATVNSSRYVKTTFCGSKNKTLVSNSSQSHSYVAIGEDMSISDLAESCSVEIVAWASARGLSGNNTSLSSIQDALSYGSELSWKRTFLCRECEASQGNCFADGDGYSCSHRCYDDTGMDLPLPCSIHYYGVLTILYGGIVLISLLSFRFFCGFIFLIALIVYKWRRRHISMYQSIEDFLQTQSNLVPIKYSFSEIKKMTNKFKEKLGEGAYGTVFKGKLRSGPFVAVKIMHKSMTSGQEFISEVSTIGRIHHVNVVQLIGFCVEGSKRALVYDFMPNGSLDKYIFPQEGIVSLSYKQMFDISLGVARGIDYLHRGCDMQILHFDIKPHNILLDENFNPRISDFGLAKLYPTDDSIVTLTAARGTMGYMAPELFYKNIGGVSYKADVYSYGMLLMEMAGRRKNMNPFADHLSQIYFPTWVYDQFNSGNDVQIPDTTDEERIIIKKMMIAALRCIQMRPVDRPAMNKVVEMLEGDVQLLQMPPKPFVAPREIAGDVIETITISSEI